The following DNA comes from Deltaproteobacteria bacterium.
CGGGGAAAGGTGATGCTGCCTTCATCCGGCAATTCTTCTTTCAAAACAAGTCTGAATAACGTGGATTTTCCGTGGCCATTTCGACCCACCAAACCCAGTCTTTCTCCGCGACTGAGTTGAAGGTCGAGATCTTCAAAAAGAATTTGGGAGCCGTAAGTCTTTGTCAGTTTGTTGATTTGCAGCATGTGAAACTCTTGTCCGTAAAATGTATAAGGCGAAACGTGAAATGCGGCTGCCCTATATACGCCGCTAAGCTTGATGGCAATAGCGAAAACAGGGTGGAAGGAGTTATTTAATTTTTTGCTTTGCTCTCAAAAGCGTGAAGGGTATAAGCGTGCGTCGAACTTACTCAAAAAAAGAGAGCGGACTTCCCATGAATTCAAACTCCAGCATCCTTCTTGGCACTCTTCGTCCCGATTTATTAAAAGACGAAACCTTGGCCGAACTTTTTCGTGCCTCCGCCAAGACGCATCTTTCTAAGACAGCACTGATCTGCAGAGACCAGGCTCTCAGCTATGCAGAGTTAGATCGCTGGAGCGATGCCGTGGCTGCCTCTCTTGCCAGCCAGGGCATTGGCCGAGGAGCTAGTGTAGGCGTTTGGTGGCCTCGGGGTTTAGAATTGCATGTCATTATTTTGGCTATAGTTAAATCGGGAGCGGCGTATGTGCCTCTTGATTTTGAAATGCCGGCTGAGCGGGTAGTGACGGTATTATCCGAAGTAAAGGCTGCGGCGTGTTTTAGTCCAAAAACTCTGGAGCTTAACTGTCCCACGTTGTCTGTTCCTCCTTTAATGGGCCCAGAAAATACTAAAATCCCCCTTCATCCCCCTTTTTCAAAGGGGGAGATTGGTCCTCAGTTCCAAGATTGGGCCTATGTCTTATACACCTCGGGGAGCACGGGAAAGCCCAAAGGAATCCCCATTACGCACAGTCAAATTTGTCATCTGGTTCGAGCAGAACAAAGCGTATTGGGGCTTCGAAGTGAAGACAAAGTGTATCAGGGTTTTTCGGTTTCTTTTGACATGTGGTGTGAAGAAACCTGGATCAGCTATCTAGTAGGTGCCACACTTTTTGTGGCCGATGCAGAGATGGCAAAGTCTATTGATGAGTTGAGTGAGGTCTTGAGCAACAACAACATCACGGTGCTGCATGCCGTGCCCAGCTTACTGGCGGTGATCGACGAGCATATTCCTTCTTTGCGCTTGGTGAATGCAGGAGGCGAGGCCTGCACTGCTTCGGTACTTGCGCGTTGGGGCAAGCCTCCTCTCCAATTTTTTAATACCTATGGCCCCACCGAAACCACAGTCACTGCAACAATTGCGGCCCTCAAAAGTGGAGAGGCCATCACCATCGGCCAACCTTTACCCAATTATGATTTGGCAATCGTCGATGAAGCGTTAAATCCGCTCCCTTATGGCCAACGCGGAGAATTGGTCATTTCTGGCCCGGGAGTAGGACAGGGTTATATTAATCTCGTGGATTTGACGCGAGAAAAATTCGTAAAAAAACCGGCGTTGTTGGCAGCGATGCGGGGGGAAGTGATTTATCGCAGTGGGGATGCGGCGCTGATGGATGCCGAACAGAATATTTATATTCAAGGCCGTTTTGACGATCAAATCAAACTCAGAGGCTATCGCATTGAGCTGGGGGAAATCGAAGTGCGATTGAATCAGCTCCCTGGCATCTCGGCCGCTGCCGTGGCTGTTAAAAAAGACAAACAGGGTAACGATCACCTGGTGGCTTATTTAAGGAGTGAAAATCAGAAAAAAATTGAAGAAACTGAACTGCGTAACTTGCTGGCAAAGGAGTTGCCGGTCTACATGCTGCCTAGCCTTTTGGTGCAACTGAATGATTTGCCGCGCCTGGCCAGTGGAAAGATAGATCGCAAAGTTCTTCCGACCCCGGAGGCGCTGCTGCACCTTTCCGAAGAGACACAAGTGCCCCTGGATAAAAATGCCCCTTTGCGAGAGCGCGTCGTGGCGGTGTTGCAGAAGGTTTTTCCAAATCGAAGTTTGGATTTAAGCCAGGATTTTTTTGACGACTTGGGTGGGCATTCGCTTTTAGCCGCGGGATTTGTTTCCCGGATGAGAAATGAAGCGGGAGTGGAGCAAGCCTCTATTCGAGATGTCTATTTAAATCGTCCTTTGGCAGCCCTTGTCGAAAAATGGGAGACCAAGACCGAAACAAAGTCTGCGGTTCAAGACTTTCAAAAAGTGCCTGCCTGGCGCTATCTCCTGTGTGGCTTGGGGCAATCCGTTGCCTTACTTTTTATTTTTGCCTTGTTCGCGGTGCAAATTTTTCTGCCTTATCTCGCATACTATTATGTGCTGCAAGAATCTTCGAGTCATCTGTGGAGCATTGTCACTGCCCTTTTTTCCTTTTGTTTTATCCCTCCTTTTTTTTCATCGCTTACCATTGTCAGCAAATGGTTGGTGCTTGGGCGTGTGCGGGCAGGGGATTATCCGCTTTGGGGGGGGTACTATTTTCGTTGGTGGTTTGTGAAGACCATGCAGCGCTTGACGCCTATTGAATACATCAATGGCACTCCACTTTATGCGATCTATTTGCGACTACTGGGGGTTAAAATTGCTTCGGATGCGCAACTCAGTGCCTTCACCATTGCGGCAGAAGATTTGGTGACGATAGGAAAAGACGTCAGCATCAGCTCGGGCGCGGTCATGAACAATGCCGTGGTAGAAGGAGGGCTTTTAAAATTACGGGCCATCCATATTGCCGACCACGCTTATATAGGCACCAGCGCGGTGATTGCGGGAGGCTGTCGCATCGAAGAATGGGGGGAGCTGAAAGATCTGAGTTTTCTTCGTCCCAACACGGTGCTCAAAACCCGCGAAGTTTGGGGCGGGAGCCCTGCCATTCATCAGACCACAAAATCTCCAGAAGAATTGCCTCAGCCTTTGGAGGTTTCCCCGGCCACCCTCAAAAAATATAGCAAGGTGTACTTGCTCTTACTTTTGATTTTTCCTTTCACTATTCTGCTTCCTTTACTGCCCAGTATTATTGCCTTGAATGCCCTGGATAACTACGCAGCCGATTATGATTTTTCCTATTTGGTTCTTACTCCCTTGCTCAGTTTGAGCTACATCCTTCTCTTTGCCCTGGAGGCGATTTTTTTCACCCGCCTGCTACAGCATGGTCTGCAACCCGGTACTTATCCTGTCTATAGCAGAACCTATTTGAAAAAATGGTTTTCCGATCAAATCATGACCTTGTCTTTGTTTGTGCTGCATCCTGCTTATGCCACGGTCTTTGTGTCGACTTTGTATCGTGCCCTAGGGGCAAAAATTGGAAAGAATGCCGAAATTTCTACCGCCAGTCAGGTGACGCATCGTTTGTTAGAAATTGGAAATGGGGCCTTTGTGGCCGATGTCGTGGTGCTGGGTGAAGATGATGTGCGGGGGCAGCGTTTAACCTTGAGTAGAACTTCCATCGGGAATAACAGCTTTGTGGGCAACAGCGCCCTCATTCCCCAAGGTTATCATCTGCCCGACAACATGCTGGTGGGCGTGCTCTCGGTGCCTCCCACTCCAGAACAGCTGCAATCTTCAGATGCCAAGAACTGGTTTGGATCTCCCGCCATTCCTCTCCCCCGAAGACAAGAGAGTAAAGTTTTTCCCCCTGAACTCACGACCCATCCCACAAAAAAACGCCGCCTTGCACGAGGCCTGGTGGAGCTGATCCGCATTCTCATTCCCTCCAGCGCGGTGATGAGTTTCAGCGTACTCTTTATTGCGTATGGGCATGACTTGTTGGTGGGGGATAGCTGGTGGCGATTGATCTATCAGTTTCCTCTCTATTATCTTTTTTTCGTGGGAATTCCCTCACTGCTGGTGACTGTTATTTTAAAATGGTTGTTGATTGGAAAACATCGTCCCGCTCAAGTTCCCTTATGGAGTTGGAAAGTGTGGTGCAGCGAAGCCATTACCTCTACCTACGAAGCCTTAACCGTTCCTTTTTTGCTGGAATATTTGCAGGGGACCCCCTGGCTACCATTGGTACTGCGTTTGTTTGGTGTTCGAACGGGAAAACGCGTCTGGCTCAATACCACCGATATCACCGAATTTGATGTGGTAAACATTGGCGATGATGCAGCCCTCAACGACGAAAGCGGCCCTCAAACTCATTTGTTTGAAGATCGGGTAATGAAAATCGGCCCCGTAAAAATAGGAGCCCGCAGCAGCATTGGCGCCCGGTCGGTAGTCTTGTACGATAGCTATGTAGGAGAAGATAGCAATCTGGAAGCCCTTTCGCTGGTGATGAAAGGAGAGAATCTCCCAGCGCATTCGAATTGGGGGGGGAGTCCGGTGAGGCAGGGGTGAACAATCCTAATTTTTTTTCAAGTTAATGAACACAAGACGGGGAACAAGCTTTTTACCTGTTTTTGCGTTGCCTTCAAATCTCCCGAATTTTCAATAATCCAATTGGATACTTTAGCTTTTTTTTCATCCAAAGTTTGGGCCGTAAGACGTTTTTCTATTTCTTCATCCGAAAGTTGATCTCGTAATTTGGCTCTTTGTTTCTGAAGTTCAGGCTTCGCACGCACTAGAATCAAGCCCTCAAACTGTTTATAGTAAGCGGCTTCCACCATCAGAGCAGCTTCTACAATTACTAAAGGGATACTCTGTTTTTTTGCTTTTTCAATTTGCTCGGCAATTTGTTTTCGAACGGCGGGATGAATAAGCGCTTCCAACCAGACCCGCTTATCCCGATTTTGAAAGACAAGACCTCCCAATTTTTTTCTATCAATTTCTTGTTTGGAATTTAGAATCGAGGTTCCAAAATGGGAGACTACTTTTTTTTTGAGTTCCAGGTCTGTTTCGTAAATCGTATGCACGACCCGATCGGCATCAATAATTTGGGCCCCTAAGGCCTCAAACATCTTAGCGACCGTGGATTTTCCAGAAGCCATTCCACCAGTCAGCGCAATCACTTTCATTCCTCTTCTCCACTACTAAAGGGAGGCGGTGGCGGGAGTGTGGCGTCTAGCAGTGACTCTCCATTCTGTTCACGAGCCATGGCATCAATTTCTAGCAAAGTATGCAGCAAGGGGAGTACTGCCTTTTCACCATGGGCCTTAATCTTGTGCAGGAGCAGTTCTTTAAATTCTTCAGGGCTGAGTAAAAGTTGGGCGATGAGTTGTTTGATTTGCCCGTACTCTACACTTAAAGTTTCATGTAAATTTTTAATATTTGGATTTTCCAATTCCTGTTTTTTCATGGTCCAGGAAAGGGTTTGAGTAAAATCGGCTTCTTTCCATTCTTGAGTAAGCGCCGATTTCATCTCAATCAGTTTGTCATAAATTTGAGGATTATTAGGATTGAATTCTTCGGAAGCCTGGTAGGCCTCGAAGGCGGCCTCCCAGTTTTGACGGGATCTGAAGTCATCGCCCTGACTTTCCAAAACAATTGCTTTTTGAATGATGTCTTTAGGTGTTTCGTTCATGAGACCTCTTGTAACCGATCAGCCTCCCTTCCAGGGACGCTGACCAGTTACCTCCCTTAAGTATTTGCGTAAAATTTCAGTTTTATTTTTATGAGGATCTCTTAACACTAGCTGAAGCAGACCCTGCAAAATTGTACCAAGTTTGGGGCCAGGCTCAAAGCCTAATTTTAAGAGATCTCTTCCTTGAAGAGCGAGATCCTTTATTTCTAAAGGAGGGGCTTCATCCAGAATATCTAAAATCTTATTTTGAAGGGAGAGTTCTTCGTCAAAAGAAAATTTTAAGTTCAGCCAGGGCTTGATTAAGGGTCTCCCTAAATGATGAATAAAAAGACGGATGTCGTAATTGCTGCTTTCATCCGTGATTTGCTGAGGCCAGAGTTTCAG
Coding sequences within:
- a CDS encoding dephospho-CoA kinase, yielding MKVIALTGGMASGKSTVAKMFEALGAQIIDADRVVHTIYETDLELKKKVVSHFGTSILNSKQEIDRKKLGGLVFQNRDKRVWLEALIHPAVRKQIAEQIEKAKKQSIPLVIVEAALMVEAAYYKQFEGLILVRAKPELQKQRAKLRDQLSDEEIEKRLTAQTLDEKKAKVSNWIIENSGDLKATQKQVKSLFPVLCSLT
- a CDS encoding amino acid adenylation domain-containing protein, translating into MNSNSSILLGTLRPDLLKDETLAELFRASAKTHLSKTALICRDQALSYAELDRWSDAVAASLASQGIGRGASVGVWWPRGLELHVIILAIVKSGAAYVPLDFEMPAERVVTVLSEVKAAACFSPKTLELNCPTLSVPPLMGPENTKIPLHPPFSKGEIGPQFQDWAYVLYTSGSTGKPKGIPITHSQICHLVRAEQSVLGLRSEDKVYQGFSVSFDMWCEETWISYLVGATLFVADAEMAKSIDELSEVLSNNNITVLHAVPSLLAVIDEHIPSLRLVNAGGEACTASVLARWGKPPLQFFNTYGPTETTVTATIAALKSGEAITIGQPLPNYDLAIVDEALNPLPYGQRGELVISGPGVGQGYINLVDLTREKFVKKPALLAAMRGEVIYRSGDAALMDAEQNIYIQGRFDDQIKLRGYRIELGEIEVRLNQLPGISAAAVAVKKDKQGNDHLVAYLRSENQKKIEETELRNLLAKELPVYMLPSLLVQLNDLPRLASGKIDRKVLPTPEALLHLSEETQVPLDKNAPLRERVVAVLQKVFPNRSLDLSQDFFDDLGGHSLLAAGFVSRMRNEAGVEQASIRDVYLNRPLAALVEKWETKTETKSAVQDFQKVPAWRYLLCGLGQSVALLFIFALFAVQIFLPYLAYYYVLQESSSHLWSIVTALFSFCFIPPFFSSLTIVSKWLVLGRVRAGDYPLWGGYYFRWWFVKTMQRLTPIEYINGTPLYAIYLRLLGVKIASDAQLSAFTIAAEDLVTIGKDVSISSGAVMNNAVVEGGLLKLRAIHIADHAYIGTSAVIAGGCRIEEWGELKDLSFLRPNTVLKTREVWGGSPAIHQTTKSPEELPQPLEVSPATLKKYSKVYLLLLLIFPFTILLPLLPSIIALNALDNYAADYDFSYLVLTPLLSLSYILLFALEAIFFTRLLQHGLQPGTYPVYSRTYLKKWFSDQIMTLSLFVLHPAYATVFVSTLYRALGAKIGKNAEISTASQVTHRLLEIGNGAFVADVVVLGEDDVRGQRLTLSRTSIGNNSFVGNSALIPQGYHLPDNMLVGVLSVPPTPEQLQSSDAKNWFGSPAIPLPRRQESKVFPPELTTHPTKKRRLARGLVELIRILIPSSAVMSFSVLFIAYGHDLLVGDSWWRLIYQFPLYYLFFVGIPSLLVTVILKWLLIGKHRPAQVPLWSWKVWCSEAITSTYEALTVPFLLEYLQGTPWLPLVLRLFGVRTGKRVWLNTTDITEFDVVNIGDDAALNDESGPQTHLFEDRVMKIGPVKIGARSSIGARSVVLYDSYVGEDSNLEALSLVMKGENLPAHSNWGGSPVRQG